The following DNA comes from Xiphophorus hellerii strain 12219 chromosome 5, Xiphophorus_hellerii-4.1, whole genome shotgun sequence.
TGAAAAAACATGCAATTAAATTTTGTGCAAGCTTAGTTTAAATGATCAACAAGATGCATCAGAAATAATATTACTCATGGCTTTAGCTATCAAAAGactgaagttttattatttttattcacatgaATTTTTACACAGTGTAGACCCTGAAGCACATTCATTATGAATTGGCAAATTTAGCTACAAtgagaggaataaaaaaaaattaaaaaacaacaatttaaacCTTCCACATTTGGAAATCTCTGAATCCAGAAATCAGGTTCTAAGATGACGctcccaaaacaaacaacaaagcaaGTTTAAGGAACACGTATAAAACTTTTCGTAATCttcagaaaaatgcatttaacaTAGTTGCATTtctaatgtaataaataaaacgcACATTGTGACTCCTACTGCTAGtttaactggaaaaaacatTGAGTGTTCGTCTACCATTCAGCTGCTTCAAATACCCTCCAGATGACCCAGCAGAGATGCTGTTATAATATTTAACATACCTTGATTGTAACAAGTCATTATTTGAGCTACTGTTGCTTTTCTGTCATCTCAAACCAGCCTGCACATTTTCTTCTAACTGTGACATCAAAAGGTATTTTAAGTTCTAGTCCTGAGTTTGATTCCTGATTTTCTCTTCTCTCGCCACCTTTTTCCAGTCAAACATTACAAGCCCCTCGTTCTTTAGAACTCCTTAATCCATCCAGTTGATGCAATACGGTTTGTTGATTTGCTTTTGGAGCTAACAAGCAGGtgttcctaaaaaaaaaatcggcTACTGATTATGTTCTCTAATTATCTGAGCTGTTGGGGGTATGCAGTTTATAGaagcattattttaaaaaaaaaaaaacattttttttttccaattttcagTCAAACAGAACAAGACCTGTAAGCTctaagaatttgtgtttttgcagtacaaACAGAGTTGATGGAGGTTCTGACCTGGTGAATGAAGGCTTCATGATGTCGCTACggttcaaacaaaaatattaaattaaagtaaattaagGTTTAGCAAATACAGTCGAGGTTTAAATCATCTCTGGAAAATTTTCTTAAGATTTAAGCAGAACCCACAGAATCATCTCAGTTCATTTTTCACTTCAACAAACACAGAAAGGctcaaattgaaataaaaatcctttGACTCAATCTGGAAATCACATCTACTTACTGAATTCCTGAATTCCTGAATTCCTGAATTACCTTCATGAGTAATTTTTTTACtagaagtttttcttttctatttttttacctaaaacatcgtttggaaaaaaaaaagcaggtggCAACTCCTAAAATAATGACTTATTATTTCAGTTAGGTGACGATAAGCAATCAGCAACAACATGCATTCAAAGGAAGTTCAAATAGGACACCCAACTGTTAAAAAGCTACATTTATTACAGACCACTCAAAGCAAACGGCATCATCAATGTGCATGAAATTGTGGGATTCAAAGCAAACTTCTATTTATGCAAACTCAAGATAAAGCCTTGAAATGTCTGTGATCTGACAAGGGAAATATGATAATTTGCTGATGACTTATGTGCAAGGTCAGCCTATGACGATAATGAACAGTTTCAtagtgcatttgtttttgtgttggttttttgtGTAGTATCTGTTGGCAGTGGAAGTTGCAAAACGCTAACATTCAAGCTTTTTTCTCCTTAGTTTGTGACATATTTAACATCTTAATATAATGGAAAGCAATTCTTAAAAAATCtagacaaaataagaaaagtttcTAACTGAGAAAACTTGAGCTCTTTGTATgacaaactcatttttattgcCCATGAAGGAGCCAAAGGGTCATTGATCAATAACTTTTTCAAGCTTTCTGAAACtctttcaaaggttttttttttatttttaccttgcagcttttcttttctgtccaaTGCTTGTAGCCGATGAAATCGTGCTCTGCAATTTGTACTCAAAGGAACATGCCAGGCTATACAATCTATCAACAGCACATGAACAGGAGGTCATATCTTTGGGAAATAGCATCGGTACAGACTGAATGATCGTCCTTCAGGAGCCCATCTACTAAACTGAAGTATTTGGTCGGTCAAATTCTGTCTTTATGCATGCTAAACGTTCTCCTTACATGATCAAGAGATctgaaaaagtaaagtaaaaaggcagtttttctccaaaaagAACTCTATTCTTCTGTTAGAGAATAGAGCAGTTTAAAACTGCAGTCGTTTTACACTGTAGTCCACATCACCTTGAAAGATTACAAACTCAAAATGCTccttgaaagaaaaacacaaatataatgTAAGATTCTTTGCAATAAGGCTATGTTCACACAGTCGGTCTCCATGTTGAATTCCAATTTTTctgctgaaatctgattttgttttttcttttcaattaaataCTACCACTATGAGAGCAATGGGAGACAGCAGTATCACAATAAGATCACACAAGACGAAGGAAgatgataaaaagaaagcagaacCAGTAACAACGGCCTTCAGAGGAGAGTTATCTGTAGAGGAGTCTGTTTGGCTGTCAGATCCAGGAGTGGTGGGATTGGGGCGATGTGCTTCACTAACAGACTTCcttaataatttcataattatcATGTTCAGTCATTGTTTATGTCTGAATTTACCGTATATGGGACATGTTTCACATCAACGGCGTGAAAGTGGGCTAAAATGCAGCATGgctgttcagactgcagacactttgaaaacaatctgaTCTGTGTAAAATTTCGTAAAATTTTCGAAAAGGCACCAAtgggacttttattttttgggtgAAAAGAGCCAAATTCCGACTGCAGTAAGAAAGGTGGAGTTTGATTGCATTTGCCAGATGTGTGAACTTAGCCTAATACCTACTAGAAAACCTCAGACAGCATCAACGATCCCACAATATGCATCCAAACATAACTGCAGACGGTCCACATAAACAATagttttacttaaaaacaaaagactcaTTTTGTCCTATCATTAATGGTTATGATAAATTCATGCAAAATTTCATCTTAAACattaaaagcattttgaacCAGTTTTCATtgtaacatacagtatatgacaCACTTACAGTGCCCTGAATGTTTTCACACCCTTTGAACTTCTCCACAGTTTGTCatgttataaccacaaacttacAGAATTTCATGTCACGTCAAAGATCATAATTTTACAGAAGGAAAGTGATACATCATTTTCACGGTGCTCATTAGTTTTCCAGTTAAATCAGTTCTATCCCGTCTCCGGacaggatgatgctgccaccatcatgtaTCACTATGTGTTTAAGATGATGTTCAGTGTTGGTTATACAGTTTGTTGGCCACAAAATTCAGTTTGCTCTTATTTTGACCACAGCAGCTTCTTCCACCTTGGCTTTCTTTTAACACTATTTTCTTGCCACATCCAGTACAGCTACATCTTTGAAATGCACAACTAATAGTTGTCTTAGCGACACATACTCCAATGTGAGacgtggatctctgcagctcctccagagataCAATGGGCCTCTTCGCTGCGTCTCTGAATCTTTGTTTCCTTGCCCAGCCTCTGATTAGGTGGATTGTGATGTTTTGGAAAGTGTGCAGCTATGCcatatttttgctcattttagaATGAACTGTGCTCTGTGAGATGCAGCTTTATTCACGCTGAAATAAACCAACAGCAGGACTCCTGTTACCCTTTGGCTccactggattttttttagagGCCTCAGAATTTTGGAGGCTCAGTACAAACACACGCTTTACAGAATATGATTTgtaagaaatttgactttttacttCCTTATTGTGCATCTCTTTGCCTTGATCTAtcccaaataaaaatacagaagctTCTGACTGTAGCATGACAAATGTGTAAAagtggcaacaaaaaaaaaacgttacgAGGGACTGTATGTTTTGAGTCGACAAATAAATACTCCCCCTgttctcagaggtttgttgacCTGAAGTCAGTGCAGTCCCTATcgtcatctttttctttctctctgtttttggaGGATCTATATCTGACACCAAGGGGCCGGTAACATTTGACCACAGACAAAAAGGCCGTCCTGTAGTTGTTGTTCATCCACCCGTACAGGATGGGATTGACGCAGGTCGAGCACATGGCCATGATGTGGAACACGGTGAAAACCAGCTTAAAGTCTTTCATATTCAGCACACTGTTGTCAATGTCTATAGCCAGTTGGAATGCGTGGAAGGGCAGCCAGCTCACAGCAAAGACCACCACCATGGTCAGCATCATCTTGGTGGTTTTCTTCCTTCGCTGGTTGTCATTGCGGCCGCATATCATGTGCTTCTTCAGTTTGTTCCATATGCGGATGTATGCAACAGAATTGATGAGCAACGGTATGACAACCTGGACCACCAGCATGGAGAAGCTGTAGATTTTTCCATTCATGCTGCTGTCCGGCCACTTCTCCGCGCACACCTGCAGGGTCTCTTCGGTGGAAATGTTAAAGGACCCAAACTCCCTGAAAATGGCAAGCGGGCTAGCCAGTAAGGCGCTGAGCGCCCACGTGATGACGATGACCACGGCACACATGTCTCTGGACATCTTGGTCTCCATGTGGTGGACGATGCTCCTGTGGCGGTCCAGAGCGATGATGTTCAGAGTGATGGTGGAGACGTGTACAGCCATGCCTTGAGCGAAAGGCAGCAGGAAGCATAACACCTGACCGAACATCCAATCGTCATAGAGAAGGTAGACAAGAGTGAAAGGCAAACACAGCGTGTTCACCAGCAGGTCAGCCACAGCTAAGTTCACTATGAAGAAGTTGGTCACTGTGCGTAGGTTTTTGAATTTATAGACGGCATAAATCACCAAGGAGTTTCCAGTGACTCCAAATAAGATGATTGTGCTGTAAGACAGGATGAGGACAACTTGAACTCCAACCAGCTTTGTGCTGTCATTCAATGTCCAGAGGTTCTCCTCAATACAGCAGTCGAAATGTTCATCTTCAAATGGAAAATGCTCCTTTTGAGTCATGTTTAGCTCATCCTCGTTCATGGCTAACAGCCAGCCTGCAgaataaatattgaaacattAGTTGGACCAGTAAGGATttcaatccttttttttttttttatgaacataCAGGCAAAAGTAGAATTCACTGTAAACCTGAAcatttggaaattaaaataacagtaactcaccagctttatttatttatttttattttttttatccctccagggggtcttttgtgggctctagtgtcccttaaatgaaagtaggctgacaggaaatggggaaggagaggggggaagacatgcggcaaatgtcgtcgggtccgggagtcgaacccgcgacggccgcgtagaggactcaaggcctccaaatatgggtcgcgctacgcactacgccaccacggcacgcccactCACCAGATTTATTCATggctaaataaaacataataaagctGTTGCAAGAGTATGCAACTTTTCAAAAATCAGtttcttacatattttttaaatctgtcacCCTATCCTGACATAATGATTGgacattttcacagattatcagaCAGGTAATCTGTGAATAGATCAAGCTCCTCCACCTGCAATCTGCAAAAATGCTTCActttcagtcaaaaacaaccaatcagagccaggaggaggggcttagcgctgtcaatcaacctcatgcaGGTCCCTACATTAAACTTTTGTAGTTATGAAAGCTTTTTGGCCAAATGGGAAAAATACAAGAtaaacatttattgtaaaacatTTGGAGCAGTGGAAATTTTTTCTGGTAACCTCATGGCCACCTTATGGcagactttaataaaaatgtatgaatatttATACACAAGAAGTTACGCAAAGACTGCCGTGATTAGCTATCTGTATGCTATCTGTTTTAATAGTGGTTGTTAAGAACAGCTTAATGATGTTACCAATATATGCTTTTTCACTGTTTGGCAAAAGTTGTGagctgttttatgattttattagAGTTAGGCTTATGaataacatgtttttgtctctaGTTATAGAGGCTTTTCAGAccatttttgaaacatttaccaaaaagCTTTTGACAGCAGCAACTGTTTTAGTAACtgctactttattttaaaagtcagGAAATATACAGATCTAGAAGCTCCATACAAGAGGACCTTGAAAGGATTGTCTGAAACTTTTCCAATTATTAGTCGGACAGAATTTGCATAGCTCACATGTGTGTGGCATTTTGTATTCTTATGTGTTCACTTATAGCCCCATGTTAAAAACAACACCAAATACTTTGGTGAAAGtgattttctttagaaaatattgGTGACCTGATATCAGGATTAGATCAGAACCTGAAAAATCCTGGATCTGAGCATCTCTAGTATAAACTGATCTGCATTATGACTGCAGTACATGTTACAGTTCTGTTGGACACCAAAGGgcatttagaaaaacatttctgttttagctCATAATAACTGAGCAATGACAATCAAGAATATTCTGCTGCGCTTTAGCCAAAAAACAGCAgactatttttttcaaaattaccaattgtgtttttttgatctgttttgttttgacttgtGGGGGATGAATAGTAAAATCTAAGAACATTTTAAGGTATATTATCACATAAAGCTGCTGACATTAAGGCAGCATTTAATGTGAAAACCACTCTCCAGTGGCTTACTCTAAATTGcttcagattgttttatatTGTCAAAGAACTGTTATCATTATGataattttgttgttaaaaGAGCAAAAATGAGCAGTTAGGGATCTTTAAGTGTGATTGGGTATGATTGTCTGTTAATGATCTCACATTTCATAGGAAGAAAAATTCTTGCACAAAATTAAGAATCGTTCAAACGATTTAAAAACCCAGAATTGTCTGTTCAACATTGTACTGGACAGCAACGAGTGTTTCTAGGTTGTCATTTAAACTCAATTAGGTCTAAATCACAGGCTGATAGCAATCTATGTGAggaaaatatactttaaaatcaattcaattcCCACGCCAAGTCCTCTAATAAATGATACAATCTTTAATGATATGGTCATATTATAATTAGCCCGTCAACAATTAGGTCAGGGCAGTTTATTTCCTGAATCAAGGCGATTGATTCAGCTTCACAATCACACAGAATgtgcaaagaaaatatcattttGCCCAATAAAGTTAAAGTATACCCAAGTTTAAATACTGGAACTTATCCGCATAACAAAAGGTTTTCGCCGTAAACTAGTACATGAGTCATGTGGTCATTTGTTacaatgaacaaataaatgacCTTACCTCAGTGACGCGGTGGGTCTATTTAGATTCGGGCCATTGTTTGAGCTACTTATAAAACTTTTGTCTTAATTCCACAGCTGATAAAAACGCGAAGAAAACATTATAAGCCTGATTGACCAGCAACCGAGCCGCATCCGTCTTCCGAGGGTGGTCATGGTGCGCGCAGCAGCGCAGCAGCGCGGAGCGCAGCGTCGCCCCTGTGCGCACTGCGGTCCGGTTGGCATTGACAATGCCTTGACTGCCTTTTGTCGCTGAGAGGAAAAAGATGAGGCTGTCTGAATTACAAAGTGGGAACGAATGGAGAAATGGTAGTTCTTTGCATCACAAAGCGTCGTTTTCTATACGCTGCTCTTCGGGCAAAGTTGCAATATAAAAACTCTGAAGGGGAAGCTGATGCAAAGCTCTGTAAAACCCCATCAGGTTGAGAACATGACAATAAATGCAGAATATGAAATTTGAATGCTGCAGCGCGATATAATTGAAAATATGTCAGCCTGGCTCTGTGGtggtaaagtttatttaaaaaagcaaagatgtttTATTCAAGATTTGAAGATcccaacatttaaaacaaaatgcctgattgtgccatttttttttatttgaatgagaAATATTGAATCCCAGTTTAAGACTGAAAAGTTTCAAGAGTGTCTCGAATGAAgacttggttaaaaaaaaaaaaaattattcttcagTTGCTGTCCATCATTCCCCTGAACCCAAAGGTTTAATATCTGTCTAATGTTATGTTCCATTTCAGAGAGGGAAACGTTATTGTTCCTCACAAACCTCCAAACctgtattaaaaattattttatattattggAGTGATGTAGCGTCTAATTGTAAATATCATACTGTATTTTCATTATATAATATTTACCAGTTCTTTAGAACAAGGAACTGGTTATCACCAGGCTACATGCTGAAAAACCTCCAGTTGGCTCCCAGgaagtttcaaaagtttagaAATGCAGGTGGAGCCACAGCCAGAGGCAGtagaaaatattatataaaaccTTTACtatttaatgtaatattttctactattttttattctacacaataattatttcatattttaaatctttttatttttgattttttaaacatttgtaaatataaaCATGACCGTAGATGAATGTAGGAACGTTGAtcaaccggtaaatcgagagcctcgctttttgactcagctctctcttcaccaagACAGATCAGCACATCACCGCTCCACTGCACAGGCTGCACCAATCCGCCAGTCGATCTCCAGCTCCATTTTTCCTTCATTCCTGAAAAAGATCCTGAGATACTtcaactcctccacttgggacAGGACATCCTCCTTGAcccagagaaggcactctacccttttctggctcATTTATTCATGCATTTACTTATATAGCTTtgaatttttatattatttattgaaatactAAAAGAAAGAACCTTAAACACATAGATCAACAGGTTTTGCAACAGTCATTCATCGCattctctttcttttggttttctcgTCCAGGgtgtcagacacacacagctCTCAGATTTTTACATGTATGTATGAGTGGGAAAAGTGGACAAGTACAAAACTAAAACTTATGCACATTTATTGACTAACATTTACTAATTTAGATGTCTacacatgcatttttaattgacagtAATCTTACCTCATAAATAACTCCttgtgtttccatagcaactaaaacaaacaagaacctgACACAGGTTTTGACATCATCGTATCCATGAGAACCTCTATGTTCTCATCAAtgatgtcataaatgttcaaagagatacaagaattctcagtttgcttttcaacttggttggaggtagatcgatcccagagagacgacttcaaactgactttacaaaccattttaactgaacaccaagtcaagaggatttttgcctgtgatgggaccttggatttcttgttacgaAGGGAGTTGAAAAGTTGTTAGGATATAGCACAAGAGGCAACAATGTTTTAGTAGAGAGCTCTGAGGATGAGAGATCAAAATACTTTGCTTCTGACATTGAACCCTGAAGACCAAAAGgacatggaagattcctctaaGGATGAGAAAGTTGccatcaaaaccacaactatGGATTTGACAGTAAAGGCATCAGAAGACTTTATTGCTTTTGAAAGTGTCAATTTTCCTCATGACCAAATGAACCTGGATGTGTTTGCTTGCTCATAGTTTTAGTGAGCTACCTTTACTACCACAGTTAACTCTTTGCCAACAcagatattacaaaaaaatgtctttaccAGTCTTCCCAAAAACATAACGGACCTGAATGTGAAACCAAATTGTGACAAATTTTGAAGAAATCTCTGAGGATTCATCATCAGAAGAATCCTCTTcagcagaagaaaacacagaagatgAAATTCAAAATGACAGATGATTTCAACAGTGTGGATGCGAATCTTGAGCCAACCATGtacttttgtaaattttccaACTCATTCTTCAACTGTTGGATGAATGCCACAACACATAGCATTATGAACTTGAGTATTACCTGAAGGTTTGTGGCTCAGTATCTAGACTTTTTACAGAGACGTCATTGTTTCCAAGGTTTTTCTTTACAGCAATCCACCATTCAGGAAGATATTTTCCCCCAGATGAAGTCTTTGAAGTtcagaatgaaataaatgaaacactggaGATGAAGGATGTAGTACATCGGGACAAGCCAggagtctttttgttttatatgttgcaCTATCTGACCCAATATGTCATTAACACAGACTGTGAGCTGTACACAGCTGACTATTGTGAACAACATTAGAAGTCTTCATGTATTATTTGTAACCTTGGTCCTGTCATTCCCCTACCAAAGAAACAGTGAGAGGACAATGCAACTACTCTTCTGGACTGTAATACAGTATGTGAAATTGCAGAATGTTTTGAAACCTGCAAACccaacataaagacaaaatgcttttcaaagaaacTGATGTGATGACCGTGATACTTCCATGGTCAGACAGTAGACGATTTAAGATATTCTGTGATTCCTGACCCAGTCCTTGAAATTCCTGTAAAACTGGAACTCGGTTGTACCGTCTGTCCTCAGTCATTTGCTGGTGAAAAACAGCAACTTCTGATACTAGCAGCCTTTAAACATATCTGATGTGTGGACAACTGATACTTATCGGAGTTGTGGCCACAATGTTGTCAGTGTCTGTTTTGGGGGAAACCCTAAAATCACCAGAAGGGAGGGATAGTGTCAAGTTGTCAGAccccagaagcagctgatgggtactgACAGTCCAAGCGGCATGCAGCTCGGGTGGTCGATGAGGTAAAAACTTGGGTGTGGGAGAAGTTCACAGAGGCCATGGAGAATGActtgggcagagtacttcgaaaacctcctcaatcccaccatcACATCTTCCACTGAGGAAGTGGAACCTGGGGACTTTGGATCAAGCTCTGCTGAGTTGACTATGGTGAGAGGAGCAGAgaaggagtgggcatactttcGGGCTCCTATCTTGGTGCCTGTGTGTTGGGGTTCATCCTTCACCTACTTGTGGGTGACTGTTGTTCGAATTTATGTGACAAACAGCAGTTCAAATTGCGAGATGCAGTTCCGATGGTGAGTTGACTTCTATGATGTCAGAACAGGGCCGGCCCAATAGTCCATGGGGACCTAagcgaaatttggttttggggccctaTATTTTTGCTAATAATGTGTATTGCTTCAATCAACAGTCAGAccattagatcattcacacacctgctataaacttattgcatctctgacTGTGCTGTTTGCATTATATCCTATATGGAGTTGCTTGACTTTCTGTCATATCAAACAGGTTTATGTTTCTTTCTaagatgaacatttttcacTGATTGACCAAAACAGGATCTGGAAAGAAGCATAACCATACATAC
Coding sequences within:
- the npy2r gene encoding neuropeptide Y receptor type 2, encoding MNEDELNMTQKEHFPFEDEHFDCCIEENLWTLNDSTKLVGVQVVLILSYSTIILFGVTGNSLVIYAVYKFKNLRTVTNFFIVNLAVADLLVNTLCLPFTLVYLLYDDWMFGQVLCFLLPFAQGMAVHVSTITLNIIALDRHRSIVHHMETKMSRDMCAVVIVITWALSALLASPLAIFREFGSFNISTEETLQVCAEKWPDSSMNGKIYSFSMLVVQVVIPLLINSVAYIRIWNKLKKHMICGRNDNQRRKKTTKMMLTMVVVFAVSWLPFHAFQLAIDIDNSVLNMKDFKLVFTVFHIMAMCSTCVNPILYGWMNNNYRTAFLSVVKCYRPLGVRYRSSKNREKEKDDDRDCTDFRSTNL